From Glycine max cultivar Williams 82 chromosome 11, Glycine_max_v4.0, whole genome shotgun sequence, the proteins below share one genomic window:
- the LOC100777247 gene encoding cyanogenic beta-glucosidase: MAFKGYFLLGLVTLVLVKSSKVTCEEESVNTVSPIIDISLNRKSFPEGFIFGAGSSSYQFEGAAKEGGRGPSVWDTFTHNYPGKIMDRSNGDMAIDSYHNYKKDVGMMKDMNLDSYRFSISWSRILPKGKLSGGINQEGINYYNNLINELLANGIQPLVTLFHWDLPQALEDEYGGFLSPRIVKDFRDYAELCFREFGDRVKYWVTLNEPWSYSQNGYANGRMAPGRCSAWMNLNCTGGDSSTEPYLVTHHQLLAHAAAVRVYKTKYQASQNGVIGITLVANWFLPLRDTKSDQKATERAIDFMYGWFMDPLTSGDYPNSMRSLVRTRLPKFTAEQSKLLIGSFDFIGLNYYSTTYASDAPDLSEARPSYLTDSLVTPAYERDGKPIGIKIASDWLYVYPRGIRDLLLYTKEKYNNPLIYITENGINEYNEPTLSLEESLIDTFRIDYHYRHLFYLQSAIRNGANVKGYYVWSLFDNFEWSSGYTSRFGMIFVDYKNGLKRYQKLSAQWFKNFLKKERRLYSSSK; encoded by the exons ATGGCATTCAAGGGCTATTTCCTTCTCGGCCTCGTTACTCTTGTTCTTGTTAAATCTTCCAAAGTTACATGCGAAGAAGAATCAGTTAATACAGTTTCACCCATTATTGACATTTCACTCAATCGGAAGAGTTTCCCAGAAGGGTTCATATTTGGGGCGGGATCTTCCTCGTACCAGTTCGAAGGGGCAGCAAAGGAAGGTGGTAGAGGACCAAGTGTATGGGATACCTTCACCCATAATTATCCAGGAAAGATCATGGATAGAAGCAACGGAGACATGGCAATTGACTCATATCACAACTACAAGAAAGATGTTGGGATGATGAAGGATATGAATTTAGATTCATATAGATTTTCCATATCTTGGTCAAGAATTCTCCCAA AAGGAAAGCTAAGTGGAGGTATCAATCAAGAAGGAATCAACTATTACAACAACCTTATCAATGAGCTACTAGCTAATG GTATACAACCACTTGTAACTCTCTTTCATTGGGATCTTCCTCAAGCTTTAGAAGATGAGTATGGTGGCTTTTTAAGTCCGCGCATAGT GAAAGATTTTCGAGACTATGCAGAACTTTGCTTCAGGGAATTTGGCGATAGGGTGAAGTATTGGGTTACATTGAATGAGCCATGGAGTTACAGCCAAAATGGCTATGCAAATGGGCGAATGGCACCTGGCCGTTGTTCTGCATGGATGAATCTGAATTGCACTGGTGGTGATTCTTCAACGGAGCCTTACTTGGTTACACATCACCAACTTCTTGCTCATGCAGCTGCTGTTCGTGTGTACAAGACCAAGTACCAG GCATCTCAAAATGGTGTGATAGGCATAACCTTGGTAGCTAATTGGTTTTTGCCGCTCAGAGATACCAAATCTGATCAAAAGGCTACAGAAAGAGCAATTGACTTCATGTATGGATG gtTTATGGATCCATTAACATCTGGAGACTATCCCAACAGCATGCGATCACTTGTGAGGACAAGATTACCAAAGTTTACTGCAGAGCAATCCAAACTACTTATTGGTTCATTTGATTTTATTGGCCTAAACTATTACTCTACAACATATGCCTCTGACGCACCTGATCTAAGCGAAGCCCGTCCTAGCTACTTAACAGATTCTCTTGTCACTCCTGCAT ATGAACGTGATGGGAAACCTATTGGAATAAAG ATTGCTTCTGATTGGTTATATGTTTATCCAAGAGGAATTCGTGACCTTTTATTATATACCAAAGAAAAGTACAATAATCCTTTGATTTACATCACTGAAAATG GTATAAATGAGTATAATGAACCAACATTATCACTTGAGGAATCTCTTATAGATACCTTTAGAATTGATTATCATTACCGTcatctcttttatcttcaatccGCAATTAG GAATGGCGCAAATGTGAAGGGATATTATGTATGGTCTTTGTTCGACAATTTTGAATGGTCTTCAGGTTATACATCACGTTTTGGGATGATCTTCGTGGATTacaaaaatggtttgaagagatacCAAAAGCTTTCAGCGCAATGGTTCAAGAATTTtctcaagaaagaaagaagacttTATAGCTCTagtaaataa
- the LOC100777773 gene encoding cyanogenic beta-glucosidase, with the protein MAFKGYFLIGLIAIVVVTSKVTCELEAETVSPIIDISLNRNSFPEGFIFGAGSSSYQFEGAAMEGGREPSVWDTFTHNYPAKIKDRSNGDVAIDSYHHYKEDVGMMKDMNLDSYRFSISWSRILPKGKLSGGINQEGINYYNNLINELLANGIQPLVTLFHWDLPQALEDEYGGFLSPLIVKDFRDYAEICFKEFGDRVKYWVTLNEPWSYSQHGYANGGMAPGRCSAWLNSNCTGGDSATEPYLVTHHQLLAHAAVVRVYKTKYQVSQKGSIGITLVANWFIPLRDTKSDQKAAERAIDFMYGWFMDPLTTGDYPKSMRSLVRTRLPKFTTEQSKLLIGSFDFIGLNYYSTTYASDAPQLSNARPNYITDSLVSPAFERDGKPIGIKIASEWIYVYPRGIRDLLLYTKEKYNNPLIYITENGINEYDEPTQSLEESLMDIYRIDYHYRHLFYLLSAIRNGSNVKGYYVWSLFDNFEWSSGFTSRFGMIYVDYKNDLKRYKKFSALWFENFLKKETKLYGSSK; encoded by the exons ATGGCATTTAAAGGCTATTTCCTTATCGGCCTCATTGCTATTGTTGTTGTCACTTCCAAAGTTACATGCGAATTAGAAGCAGAAACAGTTTCACCTATTATTGACATTTCACTCAATCGGAACAGTTTCCCTGAAGGCTTCATCTTTGGGGCAGGATCTTCCTCGTACCAGTTCGAAGGTGCAGCAATGGAAGGTGGTAGAGAACCAAGTGTATGGGATACCTTCACCCATAATTATCCAGCTAAGATCAAGGATAGAAGCAACGGAGACGTGGCAATTGACTCATATCACCACTACAAGGAAGATGTTGGCATGATGAAGGATATGAATTTGGATTCATATAGATTTTCCATTTCTTGGTCAAGGATTCTCCCAA AAGGAAAGCTAAGTGGAGGTATAAATCAAGAAGGAATCAACTATTACAACAACCTTATCAATGAGCTACTAGCTAATg GTATACAACCACTCGTCACTCTTTTTCATTGGGATCTTCCTCAAGCATTAGAAGACGAGTACGGCGGCTTCTTAAGTCCACTTATAGT GAAAGATTTTCGGGACTATGCGGAAATTTGCTTCAAGGAATTTGGTGATAGGGTGAAGTATTGGGTTACTTTGAACGAGCCATGGAGTTACAGTCAGCATGGTTATGCAAATGGAGGAATGGCACCAGGTCGTTGTTCTGCTTGGTTAAATTCAAATTGCACTGGAGGTGATTCTGCAACAGAGCCTTATTTGGTTACACATCACCAACTTCTTGCTCATGCAGCAGTTGTTCGTGTGTACAAGACCAAGTATCAG GTGTCTCAAAAGGGTTCAATAGGCATAACTTTGGTAGCTAATTGGTTTATACCGCTCAGAGATACCAAATCTGATCAAAAGGCTGCTGAAAGAGCAATTGACTTCATGTATGGATG GTTTATGGATCCATTAACAACCGGAGACTATCCAAAAAGCATGCGATCTCTTGTGAGAACAAGATTGCCAAAGTTTACTACAGAGCAATCCAAACTACTTATTGGTTCATTTGATTTTATTGGCCTAAATTATTACTCTACAACATATGCCTCTGATGCACCTCAGCTAAGCAATGCTAGACCTAATTACATAACAGATTCTCTTGTCAGTCCAGCAT TTGAACGCGATGGAAAACCTATCGGTATAAAG ATTGCTTCTGAATGGATATATGTTTATCCTAGAGGAATTCGTGACCTTTTATTATATACCAAGGAAAAGTACAATAATCCTTTGATTTACATCACTGAAAATG GTATAAATGAGTATGATGAACCAACACAATCACTTGAGGAATCTCTTATGGATATTTATAGAATTGATTATCATTATCGTcatcttttttatcttctatctgCTATTAG GAATGGCTCAAATGTAAAGGGATATTATGTATGGTCTTTGTTCGACAATTTTGAATGGTCTTCCGGTTTTACATCAAGATTTGGAATGATTTATGTAGATTACAAAAATGATTTGAAGAGATACAAGAAATTCTCTGCATTATGGTTTGAGAATTTTCTGAAGAAAGAAACCAAACTATATGGTTCTAGCAAATAG
- the LOC100778308 gene encoding non-cyanogenic beta-glucosidase isoform X2 — translation MQRRKEAKQIRNILVTECLSLREHIRQAGFDADFLISLSSVVLQVCWLPHPSLAVGASCVFLSLLLCVLSLFVISAITITRSNTNALIHEVSYLNRSSFPLGFIFGTASSAYQYEGAASEGGKGPSIWDTFTHKYPEKNKRGK, via the exons ATGCAGAGAAGGAAAGAAGCAAAGCAAATAAG GAATATTCTAGTAACAGAATGTTTGTCCCTGAGGGAGCACATACGACAAGCAGGATTTGATGCTGATTTCCTAATTTCTCTCTCAAGCGTAGTCCTTCAGGTATGTTGGCTTCCTCACCCTTCTCTTGCTGTTGGTGCTTCCTGCGTATTCCTATCACTGTTGCTTTGCGTTTTGTCTCTTTTTGTTATCTCAGCCATTACCATTACTCGTTCCAACACCAATGCACTCATTCATGAGGTTTCTTATCTCAACCGGAGCAGTTTCCCGCTAGGCTTTATTTTCGGGACAGCATCCTCAGCATATCAG TATGAAGGTGCTGCAAGTGAAGGTGGAAAAGGACCGAGTATATGGGATACTTTCACTCATAAATACCCAG aaaaaaataaaagagggaaGTAA
- the LOC100778308 gene encoding non-cyanogenic beta-glucosidase isoform X1, producing MQRRKEAKQIRNILVTECLSLREHIRQAGFDADFLISLSSVVLQVCWLPHPSLAVGASCVFLSLLLCVLSLFVISAITITRSNTNALIHEVSYLNRSSFPLGFIFGTASSAYQYEGAASEGGKGPSIWDTFTHKYPGICISLLP from the exons ATGCAGAGAAGGAAAGAAGCAAAGCAAATAAG GAATATTCTAGTAACAGAATGTTTGTCCCTGAGGGAGCACATACGACAAGCAGGATTTGATGCTGATTTCCTAATTTCTCTCTCAAGCGTAGTCCTTCAGGTATGTTGGCTTCCTCACCCTTCTCTTGCTGTTGGTGCTTCCTGCGTATTCCTATCACTGTTGCTTTGCGTTTTGTCTCTTTTTGTTATCTCAGCCATTACCATTACTCGTTCCAACACCAATGCACTCATTCATGAGGTTTCTTATCTCAACCGGAGCAGTTTCCCGCTAGGCTTTATTTTCGGGACAGCATCCTCAGCATATCAG TATGAAGGTGCTGCAAGTGAAGGTGGAAAAGGACCGAGTATATGGGATACTTTCACTCATAAATACCCAGGTATATGTATATCTCTCCTTCCctag
- the LOC100785608 gene encoding beta-glucosidase 12, producing MAFKGYLYILIGVFTLVISSSVNITQAVAPSLNRTSFPPGFIFGTASSAYQYEGAANEGGRGPSTWDAYSHKYPEKISDRSNGDVAVDQYHRYKEDVGIMKYMNTDAYRFSISWSRILPKGKISAGINQEGIKYYNNLINELLANDLLPFVTLFHWDLPQALQDDYGGFLSPHIINDFQDYAKLCFKEFGDRVKHWITFNEPWSYSMGSEPYLSSHYQLLAHAAAVKIYKTNYQASQNGLIGITLNCHWFIPFSNDTLDHQAALRALDFMFGWFMQPLTTGNYPETMQSLLGSRLPNFTEEQSKLLIGSFDFVGLNYYTTNYAAHIFQTINNTSNTSYFQDTHINFTTERNGTPIGPRAASSWLYVYPRGLRELLLYIKMKYNNPVIYITENGMDESNDPTLSLEEALMDTCRIDYFYRHLYYILIAIKDGVKVQGYFAWSLLDNFEWSAGYTLRFGINFVDYKDNLKRHQKLSAHWFRNFLQKY from the exons ATGGCATTCAAGGGCTATCTATACATTCTCATTGGTGTCTTCACTCTCGTTATAAGTTCCTCCGTTAATATCACACAAGCAGTTGCACCTTCTCTAAATCGGACCAGTTTTCCGCCAGGTTTCATCTTTGGCACCGCCTCCTCCGCCTACCAG TACGAAGGTGCTGCAAATGAAGGAGGCAGAGGACCAAGTACATGGGATGCCTATTCTCATAAATATCCAG AAAAAATATCGGATAGAAGCAATGGAGATGTAGCAGTTGATCAATATCATCGCTATAAG GAAGATGTTGGGATCATGAAGTATATGAACACTGATGCTTACAGATTCTCCATCTCTTGGTCAAGGATATTGCCAA AAGGAAAAATAAGCGCAGGTATAAACCAAGAAGGAATCAAATATTACAACAATCTCATCAACGAGCTACTGGCAAATG ATCTTCTGCCATTTGTGACCCTTTTTCATTGGGATCTTCCCCAAGCCTTACAAGATGACTACGGTGGCTTCTTAAGCCCTCATATTAT AAATGATTTCCAAGATTACGCTAAGCTATGCTTCAAGGAATTTGGAGATAGAGTGAAGCATTGGATTACTTTTAATGAACCATGGAGTTACAGTATGGGTTCAGAGCCCTACCTGAGCTCTCACTACCAACTACTGGCTCATGCAGCTGctgtcaaaatttataaaaccaATTATCAG GCATCTCAAAACGGTTTGATAGGCATCACCTTAAATTGTCACTGGTTTATTCCATTCTCAAATGACACATTAGATCATCAAGCTGCCCTACGCGCTCTTGATTTCATGTTTGGATG GTTTATGCAACCACTTACAACAGGAAATTATCCAGAAACCATGCAGTCTTTGCTGGGAAGTCGATTACCAAACTTCACAGAAGAGCAATCCAAGCTACTTATTGGCTCATTTGATTTTGTTGGACTCAATTACTACACCACTAATTATGCTGCCCATATATTCCAAACAATTAATAACACAAGCAATACTAGCTATTTCCAAGATACTCACATCAACTTTACAA CTGAACGTAATGGGACACCCATTGGACCAAGG GCTGCTTCATCTTGGCTTTATGTTTATCCAAGGGGACTTCGAGAACTATTGTTGTACATAAAGATGAAGTATAACAACCCTGTAATTTACATAACAGAAAATG GTATGGACGAGTCCAATGATCCAACACTATCCCTTGAAGAGGCACTCATGGATACTTGCAGAATTGACTACTTCTATCGTCATCTTTATTATATTCTAATTGCAATCAA GGATGGGGTGAAAGTACAAGGATATTTTGCATGGTCACTTTTGGACAACTTCGAATGGAGTGCTGGCTACACCTTGCGTTTTGGAATTAACTTCGTCGATTACAAGGATAATTTAAAAAGACACCAAAAGCTCTCTGCCCATTGGTTTAggaattttcttcaaaaatactAG
- the LOC100786646 gene encoding linoleate 13S-lipoxygenase 2-1, chloroplastic — MIKPQVYQSQNTNQTLLFLQRLSVHSSTASLPLWLGSKVQRQKKLNHLVLVSRNVETNSTTTDTHTDKSTVIKVKAIVKVKVTVGGFFSSLRLDRGIDDITDLLGKSLLLELVSSELDPVTGLEKETLKAYAHKAGNGEESVKYEAKFEVPNDFGEIGAVLVENEHHKEMFLETIHLDGFPEGPINFHCASWVHSKFDNPTKRVFFSDKCYLPRETPSGLRRLREEELSHLRGNGEGERKSFERIYDYDIYNDIGDPDKSLELQRPPLGGKERPYPRRCRTGRPHSEADPLSEKRSRNFYVPRDECFSEVKQLTFSTKTLHSVLLILLPTLGKIIKEKELAFSYFHDIDSLFSHGLDLPPEETEKGFLGKIMPRLVKSISGDRTHVLRFETPETMSRDRFFWFRDEEFARQTVAGLNPYSIRLVTEWPLRSKLDPEIYGPPESAITSEIINKEIGGIMSVEKAIEKKKLFMLDYHDILLPYVNKVRKLKGKTLYGSRTLFFLNSEGTLRPLAIELTRPPSSSNNTGQWKQVFTPSWHSTSVWLWRFAKAHVLAHDSGYHQLVSHWLRTHCVTEPYVIATNRQLSELHPIYKLLHPHFRYTMEINAIAREALINADGTIESSFAPGKYSIEISSAAYALEWRFDKQALPADLVSRGMAVKDPFSPHGLKLTIQDYPFANDGLLLWDAIKLWVTDYVNHYYPEPSLVESDEELQAWWTEIRTLGHADKKDEPWWPRLKTPKDLIGILNTIIWVTSGHHAAVNFGQYVYGGYFPNRPTIVRTKMPSEDPTEEEWKKFIANPERALLKCFPSQLQATRVMAVLDILSTHSPDEEYIGEKMEPSWGEDPVIKDAFERFRERLKKLETLIDERNENTKLKNRNGAGIVPYELLKPFSKPGVTGMGVPCSISI, encoded by the exons ATGATAAAGCCTCAAGTGTATCAATCACAGAACACCAATCAAACCCTCTTGTTTCTGCAGAGGCTATCCGTTCACAGCAGTACTGCATCTCTTCCACTATGGTTGGGGAGTAAAGTGCAGAGGCAAAAAAAGCTTAACCACCTCGTTCTGGTTTCACGCAAcgttgaaactaattccactaCAACAGATACTCATACAGATAAGAGTACAGTGATTAAGGTTAAGGCCATAGTTAAGGTGAAAGTAACCGTGGGTGGTTTCTTCTCAAGTCTGAGGTTAGACCGAGGAATCGATGATATAACAGATTTGCTTGGTAAATCTCTCCTCTTAGAGCTTGTTAGCTCTGAGCTTGATCCTG TGACGGGGCTAGAGAAGGAAACACTGAAAGCATATGCACACAAAGCAGGAAATGGCGAGGAGTCGGTTAAGTACGAAGCTAAATTTGAAGTTCCAAATGATTTTGGGGAGATTGGTGCTGTTCTTGTTGAGAATGAGCATCACAAGGAGATGTTCCTTGAAACAATCCACCTCGATGGCTTCCCTGAGGGTCCTATTAATTTTCATTGTGCCTCTTGGGTTCACTCCAAGTTCGATAATCCTACCAAAAGGGTTTTCTTCTCCGACAAG TGTTACTTACCGCGAGAGACACCGAGTGGTTTAAGAAGACTACGTGAAGAAGAATTGAGTCATCTGAGagggaatggagaaggagaacgGAAGAGCTTTGAAAGAATATACGATTATGATATATACAATGACATTGGAGATCCTGATAAAAGCCTTGAACTTCAAAGACCTCCTTTAGGAGGTAAAGAGCGACCTTATCCTAGACGTTGTCGAACTGGTCGTCCACATAGTGAAGCAG ATCCATTGTCAGAGAAAAGAAGTAGAAATTTTTACGTTCCAAGGGACGAGTGCTTCTCAGAGGTGAAGCAGCTCACGTTCTCAACCAAGACATTACACTCGGTGTTGCTAATATTGCTCCCAACTTTGGGGAAAATTATCAAAGAAAAGGAGCTTGCATTTTCCTACTTCCACGACATAGATTCACTCTTCAGCCATGGACTTGACTTGCCTCCCGAAGAAACCGAGAAGGGTTTCCTAGGAAAAATCATGCCCAGGCTCGTCAAATCCATCTCTGGCGACAGGACACACGTGCTTCGCTTCGAGACCCCAGAGACTATGAGCA GGGACAGGTTTTTCTGGTTTAGGGATGAGGAGTTTGCTAGACAGACTGTTGCTGGTCTCAACCCGTATAGTATACGATTGGTCACA GAATGGCCATTGAGGAGTAAACTTGACCCAGAAATATATGGTCCACCAGAATCAGCAATCACCTCAGAAATTATCAACAAAGAGATTGGAGGCATAATGTCTGTAGAAAAG GCGATTGAAAAAAAGAAGCTGTTCATGTTAGACTACCATGACATACTTTTACCCTACGTCAACAAAGTACGCAAACTCAAGGGGAAAACACTGTATGGTTCACGAACTTTGTTCTTTCTAAACTCAGAGGGGACACTGAGGCCTCTAGCCATTGAGTTGACTCGACCGCCGTCATCTTCAAATAATACGGGCCAATGGAAGCAAGTTTTCACACCTTCTTGGCACTCAACCAGTGTTTGGCTCTGGAGGTTTGCCAAGGCTCATGTTCTTGCACATGACTCTGGCTATCACCAACTTGTTAGTCATTG GTTAAGAACTCACTGTGTGACAGAGCCGTATGTTATTGCAACCAACAGGCAACTTAGTGAGTTGCACCCCATATACAAATTGCTACACCCTCATTTCCGTTATACAATGGAGATTAACGCTATCGCACGAGAAGCACTTATCAACGCTGATGGCACCATTGAGAGCTCATTTGCACCAGGAAAGTACTCCATAGAGATTAGCTCTGCTGCTTATGCTCTCGAATGGCGGTTTGACAAGCAGGCACTACCAGCAGATCTAGTTAGCAG GGGAATGGCTGTGAAAGATCCATTTTCTCCACATGGCTTAAAGCTCACCATTCAAGACTATCCTTTTGCCAATGATGGACTCCTTCTGTGGGATGCTATAAAGCTATGGGTCACTGACTATGTCAACCACTACTACCCTGAACCAAGTCTTGTGGAGTCAGACGAAGAGTTGCAGGCATGGTGGACAGAGATTAGAACACTTGGTCATGCTGACAAAAAAGACGAGCCATGGTGGCCACGTCTTAAAACCCCAAAAGACCTCATTGGAATCCTCAACACAATCATATGGGTAACTTCTGGTCACCATGCAGCTGTGAACTTTGGGCAATATGTTTATGGGGGATATTTCCCAAATAGGCCTACAATTGTCAGGACCAAAATGCCCTCAGAGGACCCTACAGAGGAAGAGTGGAAAAAGTTCATTGCAAACCCTGAAAGAGCACTCCTCAAGTGCTTTCCTTCACAACTTCAAGCAACTAGAGTCATGGCTGTCTTGGACATACTCTCAACTCATTCACCTGATGAGGAATACATAGGAGAGAAGATGGAACCATCATGGGGTGAAGATCCTGTCATAAAGGATGCCTTTGAAAGATTTAGAGAAAGACTGAAGAAATTAGAAACACTGATTGATGAGAGGAATGAAAACACAAAGTTGAAGAACAGAAATGGAGCTGGCATTGTTCCGTACGAGCTTTTGAAACCTTTCTCAAAGCCTGGTGTGACTGGAATGGGGGTTCCCTGTAGTATATCTATTTAA